The proteins below are encoded in one region of Ereboglobus luteus:
- a CDS encoding cation:proton antiporter, translated as MHNTIIQDLGVLLLAAGVAGIVCKRFGLSVIVGYLIAGIIIGPHTSPVVFIHDEARIKELSELGLVFVMFSIGLELSLSKIGRMGFATLAATALGAFFMLQFTLLLGWFLNWSTMMSLFVAAMLMVSSSAVISKIMQELKLNHDRAAQMALAITVVEDVVAVIMLTVLSASVTSGGEGGGGVGMVLGVMGAFVVLLIMAGLLLMPRVLRKLEKKNDPEIQTIIVVGLLLLCAFLTVKAGYSMAMGAFLFGAVVAEIKQKIAIEKDFGGIKYIFSSVFFVSIGMLIDLRMLGEVWLTVVLLGAFSLFVRPIACGFALVIVGIPPRQARRGGLLLTPLGEFTFIIAQAGVTAAILPASFYPVAVGLSILTVLATPILNRFADPILNFMDKVEPRFVTRAIAAYHGWLQDIQTRRSGRPMFQLIRGRLPTLVIEILLVSGLLIFSGRILTELEVSFADTISPETLGYIFWCVVGVLVLIPLVAVWRNLSAIAMIIGEGLGGSPDTPARLQSRALTGVLKAAAAVGVAYWLYALLPLKTLPGWGWAIIGVGAVAVMVVFSNKLIYWYSSWESSVQEVLAEDSRAPSQVREEARVALDRSLGEWDVGLDDCVVPRGAEYTGRTLAELAIPTRFGCSILEVERNGHVITATDSGLRLYPGDKLLLLGQQEQIDSARAFFERVAEAQGRSGDDSPDDNEEADGVFGGSVLETFVMPECERAGKTLAELRISQATGVRVAGIRRGTEQIVNPISSTRLLAGDCLLVVGTIVELREFRNWVVSAGA; from the coding sequence GTGCATAATACCATCATTCAGGATCTGGGGGTTCTTTTGCTTGCGGCGGGGGTCGCGGGCATTGTGTGCAAGCGGTTTGGTTTGTCGGTGATTGTCGGGTATTTGATCGCGGGCATTATCATCGGGCCGCACACCTCGCCTGTTGTGTTCATTCATGACGAGGCGCGCATCAAGGAACTCTCGGAGCTGGGCCTTGTGTTCGTGATGTTTTCGATCGGGCTTGAGTTGAGTTTGTCGAAGATCGGCAGGATGGGGTTTGCGACGCTTGCGGCGACCGCGCTGGGGGCATTTTTTATGCTGCAATTCACGCTGCTGCTCGGGTGGTTTTTGAACTGGTCGACGATGATGAGCCTGTTCGTGGCGGCGATGCTGATGGTGTCGAGCTCGGCGGTGATTTCCAAGATCATGCAGGAGTTGAAACTCAATCACGATCGCGCGGCGCAAATGGCGCTGGCCATAACAGTCGTGGAGGACGTGGTCGCGGTGATCATGCTGACGGTGCTCAGCGCGAGCGTGACCTCCGGCGGCGAGGGCGGCGGCGGGGTGGGCATGGTGCTCGGGGTGATGGGCGCGTTTGTGGTGCTGCTGATCATGGCGGGGCTGCTGCTCATGCCGCGCGTGCTGCGAAAGCTGGAAAAGAAAAACGATCCCGAGATCCAGACGATCATCGTCGTGGGGCTGCTGCTTTTGTGCGCGTTCCTGACTGTGAAGGCGGGCTACTCGATGGCGATGGGCGCGTTTTTGTTCGGCGCGGTCGTGGCGGAGATCAAGCAGAAGATCGCGATCGAGAAAGATTTTGGGGGAATTAAATATATTTTCAGCAGCGTGTTTTTTGTGTCGATCGGCATGTTGATCGATTTGCGAATGCTCGGCGAGGTGTGGCTGACGGTGGTGCTGCTGGGCGCGTTTTCGCTGTTTGTGCGTCCGATCGCGTGCGGTTTTGCGCTGGTGATTGTGGGCATTCCGCCAAGGCAGGCGCGGCGCGGCGGGCTGCTGCTCACGCCGCTGGGCGAGTTCACGTTTATCATCGCGCAGGCGGGCGTGACGGCGGCGATTTTGCCGGCTTCGTTTTATCCGGTGGCGGTGGGGCTTTCGATTTTGACCGTGCTGGCGACGCCGATTCTGAACCGTTTTGCGGACCCGATTTTAAATTTCATGGACAAGGTGGAACCGCGTTTCGTGACGCGCGCCATCGCCGCGTATCACGGCTGGTTGCAGGACATCCAGACGCGCCGTTCGGGCAGGCCGATGTTTCAGTTGATTCGCGGTCGCCTGCCCACGCTGGTCATCGAGATTTTGCTGGTGAGCGGGCTGCTGATTTTTTCGGGGCGGATATTGACCGAGCTCGAGGTGTCGTTTGCCGACACGATAAGCCCCGAGACGCTGGGTTATATTTTCTGGTGCGTGGTGGGCGTGCTGGTGCTGATTCCGCTCGTCGCGGTGTGGCGCAATCTTTCGGCAATCGCCATGATCATCGGCGAGGGGCTCGGCGGCAGTCCCGACACGCCCGCGCGGCTGCAATCGCGCGCGCTCACCGGAGTGCTCAAGGCAGCGGCGGCGGTCGGCGTGGCGTATTGGCTGTATGCGTTGCTGCCGCTCAAGACGCTGCCGGGCTGGGGTTGGGCGATCATCGGCGTCGGCGCGGTCGCGGTGATGGTCGTTTTTTCCAACAAGCTCATCTATTGGTATAGCTCCTGGGAAAGCTCCGTGCAGGAAGTGCTCGCGGAGGATTCGCGCGCGCCTTCGCAAGTGCGCGAGGAGGCGCGTGTCGCGCTCGACCGCAGCCTCGGGGAATGGGATGTGGGCCTCGATGATTGCGTGGTGCCGCGCGGCGCCGAATACACCGGCCGAACGCTCGCCGAGCTCGCGATACCCACGCGTTTCGGCTGCTCGATTCTGGAGGTGGAGCGCAACGGCCACGTGATCACCGCGACGGATTCGGGGCTGCGCCTTTACCCGGGCGACAAGCTCCTCCTGCTCGGCCAGCAGGAGCAGATCGACAGCGCGCGCGCATTTTTCGAGCGCGTCGCCGAGGCGCAAGGCCGGTCCGGGGACGATTCGCCGGATGACAACGAGGAGGCCGACGGTGTGTTTGGCGGCTCGGTGCTGGAGACGTTTGTGA
- the hisN gene encoding histidinol-phosphatase codes for MSNFPELSEYRDFMIELARRSGEFITPHFGNPGLAVEMKGDASPVTAADRGAEELMRDMIAKKFPAHGIVGEEFGNERADAEWVWVLDPIDGTKSFISGVPLWGTLIALKHRGEPVLGAIHQPVLGQLMVGDGVETMLNGRAVRVRECARIEEATVLTSDPLNVSKYQNGPAYDELLAKARLARTWGDCYGYLLLAGGWADVMLDPIMNPWDIQALIPVVRGAGGVITDWRGGDPVNADSIIAAGPGLHAQVVRMVNGK; via the coding sequence ATGAGCAATTTTCCAGAGCTTTCCGAGTATCGCGATTTCATGATCGAGCTGGCGCGGCGCAGCGGTGAATTCATCACGCCGCACTTCGGCAATCCGGGGCTGGCGGTCGAGATGAAAGGCGACGCGTCGCCCGTGACGGCGGCGGATCGCGGCGCGGAGGAATTGATGCGCGATATGATTGCGAAAAAATTTCCCGCGCACGGAATCGTTGGCGAGGAGTTTGGCAACGAGCGCGCGGACGCGGAATGGGTCTGGGTGCTAGACCCGATCGACGGCACGAAGTCGTTCATCTCGGGCGTGCCGTTGTGGGGGACTTTGATCGCGCTGAAGCATCGCGGCGAGCCGGTGCTGGGCGCGATTCACCAGCCGGTGCTCGGGCAGTTGATGGTTGGTGACGGCGTCGAGACGATGCTCAACGGCCGCGCGGTGCGAGTGCGCGAGTGCGCGCGCATCGAGGAGGCGACGGTGCTGACGAGCGACCCGTTGAACGTGAGCAAATATCAAAACGGCCCGGCATACGATGAGCTGCTTGCGAAGGCGCGGCTCGCGCGAACCTGGGGCGATTGTTACGGCTACCTGTTGCTCGCGGGCGGATGGGCGGACGTGATGCTCGACCCGATCATGAACCCGTGGGACATCCAGGCGTTGATTCCGGTGGTGCGCGGCGCGGGCGGCGTGATCACGGACTGGCGCGGCGGAGACCCGGTGAACGCGGATTCGATCATCGCGGCGGGGCCGGGGTTGCACGCGCAGGTTGTCCGAATGGTGAATGGCAAATAG
- a CDS encoding tetratricopeptide repeat protein: MIPPKTLVFALAAFLMVANATGTARAQESLAPPVPFPAEQTPPVAPGPGVLTELAAQRALETGLPSIAAEIYRQLLNDPATIATPQTHNRVTLAFATALIEDDRIEEAAGALQQFSGAPTPAVILRQALIDARARRFENARSAIASLQPEDLPQSDRPWLFFMRGMLAEEAGDYTQASQQYQQAETSTATDAQRSWFMLSRRRVQLFLGQAGENTIASLRQTVDRNPGRRDSYGAISQLAVALNAANRRSEAVTLLQTQLQFLPQQETAIRDEWRLLLGLIAGADDNSGRDALRKLLADSSDHDKQRAALRLLANASQTKERATEFHNWLNQFIAATPPHPILDDLLLFRAQLALAGQTGKDFDSAEADASRLLAEFPGSPLRAAALGVQTAIAWEQGRYRAAADWAARARTELKFGPVHARLGVLIAEAYFRAKDFRNASGAYGSALADVPEGVEPGMLMFQRVLSEIQAHSNGGPLASAQKVLDDYSNDERFDPVNRWQAEWNLSRALQAAGETAQAYARVSRLLAEPTGDGTLPAGLRARMAWLQMRLAYDSGNYEQAIAHAEKIKNSLDDVDPELRADIISMALLLEVEAGYALAQPGQSPSDKIASTLRLLRGEYPKTAAAIRSYIIEADQAARRGQIVEAQGLLRKLADDYKGTPYASYALYQAAIYAESRAQDQYYREAYRLLEDLVLNEENTNPGAQGELVFYARLRQGNLLRTINEYGHAIETYRDLINRYKFPEFRDALIAELALADCYAAIASSDASRAESAAAIYERLLDLPAAPVDLRVEAGYKFGLNLIARNTPARLETIWWQMINDFLLDDTQAAKLGPKGRYWMSRTLLRLGEMLEQQSKFTQAREAYSLIIRKDLPGATLAQNRITRGNG, translated from the coding sequence ATGATTCCGCCCAAGACATTGGTCTTCGCCCTCGCCGCATTCCTGATGGTCGCAAACGCGACCGGCACAGCGCGCGCGCAGGAATCGCTGGCGCCGCCGGTGCCCTTCCCCGCCGAACAAACCCCGCCCGTCGCACCCGGCCCCGGCGTGCTCACCGAGCTCGCCGCGCAACGCGCCCTCGAAACCGGCCTGCCCTCCATCGCCGCCGAAATCTACCGACAGCTTCTCAACGACCCCGCAACCATCGCCACCCCGCAAACACACAACCGCGTCACTCTCGCCTTCGCCACCGCGCTGATTGAGGACGACCGCATCGAGGAAGCGGCCGGAGCCCTGCAACAATTCTCCGGCGCGCCTACTCCCGCGGTTATTCTCCGGCAGGCATTGATCGACGCGCGCGCGCGCCGTTTCGAAAACGCCCGCTCCGCCATTGCCTCGCTCCAGCCGGAAGACCTGCCCCAATCGGACCGCCCGTGGCTCTTTTTCATGCGCGGCATGCTCGCGGAGGAAGCGGGCGACTACACGCAGGCCTCCCAGCAATACCAGCAAGCCGAAACCTCGACCGCCACCGATGCGCAGCGCTCCTGGTTCATGCTCTCGCGCAGACGCGTTCAGCTCTTCCTCGGCCAGGCAGGCGAAAACACCATCGCCAGCCTCCGCCAGACAGTCGACCGCAACCCCGGACGCCGCGACAGTTACGGCGCCATCAGCCAGCTCGCCGTCGCGCTCAACGCCGCCAACCGCCGCAGCGAGGCCGTCACCCTTCTCCAGACACAACTCCAGTTTCTCCCCCAGCAGGAAACCGCGATTCGCGACGAGTGGCGGCTCCTCCTGGGGCTCATCGCCGGGGCCGACGACAACTCCGGACGCGACGCCTTGCGCAAACTCCTCGCCGATTCCAGCGACCACGACAAACAACGCGCCGCCCTCCGCCTCCTCGCCAACGCATCCCAAACCAAGGAACGCGCCACCGAGTTTCACAACTGGCTCAACCAATTCATCGCGGCCACCCCGCCCCATCCGATCCTCGACGACCTGCTCCTTTTCCGCGCCCAACTCGCCCTCGCCGGACAAACCGGCAAGGACTTCGACTCCGCGGAAGCCGACGCCAGCCGGCTCCTCGCCGAGTTTCCCGGCTCGCCGCTTCGCGCCGCCGCGCTCGGCGTGCAAACCGCCATCGCATGGGAACAAGGCCGCTATCGCGCCGCCGCCGACTGGGCCGCGCGCGCGCGCACCGAGTTGAAATTCGGCCCCGTCCACGCCCGGCTCGGCGTGCTCATTGCCGAGGCTTATTTTCGCGCCAAGGATTTCCGCAACGCTTCCGGCGCCTACGGCTCCGCCCTCGCCGATGTTCCCGAGGGAGTCGAGCCCGGCATGCTCATGTTCCAACGGGTGCTCTCCGAAATCCAAGCCCACTCCAACGGCGGCCCCCTCGCCTCCGCGCAAAAAGTTCTCGACGATTATTCCAACGACGAACGCTTCGACCCAGTCAATCGCTGGCAGGCCGAGTGGAACCTCTCCCGCGCGCTTCAAGCCGCCGGCGAAACCGCGCAAGCCTATGCCCGCGTCAGCCGACTGCTCGCCGAACCGACGGGCGACGGAACATTGCCCGCCGGACTTCGCGCCCGCATGGCATGGCTCCAAATGCGCCTTGCCTACGATTCCGGCAACTACGAGCAGGCAATCGCCCATGCCGAAAAAATAAAAAACTCCCTCGATGACGTGGACCCTGAATTGCGCGCCGACATCATCAGCATGGCGCTCCTCCTGGAAGTCGAGGCCGGTTACGCCCTCGCCCAACCCGGGCAGTCGCCCTCCGACAAGATCGCCTCGACCCTCCGCCTGCTCCGCGGCGAATACCCGAAAACCGCCGCCGCCATCCGCTCCTACATTATCGAGGCCGACCAAGCAGCCAGGCGCGGCCAGATCGTCGAGGCGCAGGGACTTCTCCGCAAACTCGCCGACGATTATAAAGGCACCCCCTACGCCTCCTACGCGCTTTACCAAGCCGCCATCTACGCCGAAAGCCGCGCGCAGGATCAGTATTACCGCGAAGCCTACCGCCTCCTCGAGGACCTTGTGTTAAACGAGGAAAACACCAACCCCGGCGCGCAAGGCGAGCTCGTCTTTTACGCGCGCCTCAGGCAAGGCAACCTCCTTCGCACCATCAACGAATACGGGCACGCCATCGAAACCTATCGCGACCTCATCAACCGCTACAAATTCCCCGAATTCCGCGACGCCCTGATCGCCGAGCTCGCCCTCGCCGACTGCTACGCCGCCATCGCCAGTTCGGACGCATCCCGCGCCGAAAGCGCCGCCGCCATCTATGAACGCCTCCTCGATCTTCCCGCCGCGCCGGTGGATCTTCGCGTCGAAGCCGGTTACAAGTTCGGCCTCAACCTCATCGCCCGCAACACCCCCGCCCGGCTTGAAACCATCTGGTGGCAGATGATAAACGACTTCCTCCTCGACGACACCCAAGCCGCCAAGCTCGGCCCCAAGGGCCGCTACTGGATGTCGCGCACACTGCTCCGCCTTGGCGAAATGCTCGAGCAGCAGTCAAAATTCACCCAAGCCCGCGAAGCCTACTCCCTCATCATCCGCAAGGACCTCCCCGGCGCCACCCTCGCCCAAAATCGCATCACGAGAGGGAACGGTTGA